From Microcaecilia unicolor chromosome 11, aMicUni1.1, whole genome shotgun sequence, the proteins below share one genomic window:
- the LOC115479477 gene encoding histone H4 — MSGRGKGGKGLGKGGAKRHRKVLRDNIQGITKPAIRRLARRGGVKRISGLIYEETRGVLKVFLENVIRDAVTYTEHAKRKTVTAMDVVYALKRQGRTLYGFGG, encoded by the coding sequence ATGTCTGGACGTGGTAAAGGCGGCAAGGGCTTGGGGAAAGGAGGCGCTAAGCGGCATAGGAAGGTGTTACGCGATAACATCCAGGGAATTACAAAGCCTGCGATCCGGCGCCTGGCTCGCCGAGGCGGAGTCAAGCGTATCTCCGGTCTCATCTATGAAGAGACTCGCGGGGTGCTGAAAGTTTTCTTGGAGAACGTTATCCGAGACGCTGTCACCTACACTGAGCACGCCAAGAGAAAGACGGTAACAGCTATGGACGTGGTGTATGCTCTAAAACGCCAGGGCCGTACTCTGTATGGTTTCGGAGGCTAA
- the LOC115479475 gene encoding histone H2B type 2-E: MPEPAKSAPAPKKGSKKAVSKTQKKDGKKRKRSRKESYAIYVYKVLKQVHPDTGISSKAMNIMNSFVNDIFERIAGEASRLAHYNKRSTITSREIQTAVRLLLPGELAKHAVSEGTKAVTKYTSSK; the protein is encoded by the coding sequence ATGCCTGAACCAGCCAAATCCGCTCCCGCGCCCAAGAAGGGCTCCAAGAAAGCTGTGAGCAAGACTCAGAAGAAGGATGGCAAAAAgcgcaagagaagcaggaaggagaGCTACGCCATCTACGTGTATAAAGTGCTGAAGCAGGTTCATCCGGACACTGGCATTTCCTCCAAAGCCATGAACATCATGAATTCCTTCGTGAATGACATCTTTGAGCGCATCGCTGGAGAAGCCTCCCGGCTCGCTCACTATAACAAGCGCTCCACCATCACTTCCAGGGAAATCCAGACCGCAGTTCGTCTGCTGCTGCCGGGTGAGCTGGCCAAGCATGCGGTGTCTGAGGGCACCAAGGCTGTCACCAAGTACACCAGCTCCAAGTAA
- the LOC115479472 gene encoding histone H2A type 1-E-like: protein MSGRGKQGGKARAKAKTRSSRAGLQFPVGRVHRLLRKGNYAERVGAGAPVYLAAVLEYLTAEILELAGNAARDNKKTRIIPRHLQLAIRNDEELNKLLGRVTIAQGGVLPNIQAVLLPKKTESHKAAKSK, encoded by the coding sequence ATGTCTGGACGTGGCAAGCAAGGGGGTAAAGCTCGGGCTAAGGCTAAGACTCGCTCGTCCCGGGCGGGGCTGCAGTTTCCCGTGGGGCGCGTACACAGGTTGCTGCGGAAGGGCAACTACGCTGAGAGGGTAGGTGCGGGCGCCCCAGTCTATCTGGCAGCGGTGCTGGAGTATCTGACCGCCGAGATCCTGGAGCTGGCTGGCAATGCCGCGCGCGATAACAAGAAGACCCGCATCATCCCCAGGCACTTGCAGCTGGCCATCCGCAACGACGAAGAGCTGAACAAACTGCTGGGGAGAGTCACCATCGCGCAGGGCGGCGTGCTGCCTAACATCCAGGCGGTACTACTGCCTAAGAAGACCGAGAGTCACAAGGCAGCCAAGAGCAAGTAA